The window GTAATAAGGAAATGAAGAGTCAACGAAGAAGTACGGCCCTTCAATCTTTTCCCAAACAACGTTCTAAAATGTAACAAGAGAGAGAATAAATCAAGCATTTTAATTGGATACATATTCTTACCTAGTAGTAACCACTTGATACTAAGTTCATTAATGAGCATAGGGAAGAGAGAGGATGGAGAACCGAAGACTTCAAGCCAAAGATGGAAAGATTAAAACTGATTGTAAGTTGTAAAGTACTGAATAGAAAACAGTGCACAAACAAATATCTGTAGAACATAAATTACAATTAATGCAGCTACACAATATACTATACACATTCCTTTACAGTGACAGGCAGAAAAACCTCATACAAGTACAAACGGTAATGATTATAAAATTACCTGCCTAAAGTTATCCAATCCTCAGAGAGTTGGTTCGTCAATGGTTAACAAACAATATAAGTCTGGTCTTAGCCGTTCTTAACTTTCAACtagagactagagagaaggcaatcaACTGGTATCACCTACCGCCTGAAACAGCTAATCTTAAATGAATATCCCTCCCACCAGCTGAAATTGAAGAATCTTTAAACACAATATCTCAAACCAGGGACCTTTGGATCCCAGAGGCGTAAGATGCAAAGTAAAGAGGAGAGAGCCTGACCGAGCGAAACAAGGTAATGTGAGATACAGATGTATCTATTATAGCCAGGATCCAGGTCTTGCCTTACGATCCTGGGAACTTCCTAGTTCTGGATTAAGTTCTGTGAATTCTCCTGATTTCCTAAAAGTCATTTTTAGCCGCGGTATAACGGCTCTTAAAATGGCTCCAAATTTTTTTCCCcaagtataaacttttagctCACTTCATCATCTCTTCACCAATTTGagataaaattacaattttaggCTCAGAAAGTCAAACCCTATCGACTGACGCATTAGAACACGTCCATGGtctcatacattaatttactttaatcctgtaTAAAATAATTCAGGTTGAGGCTTTGCTGGCAGAGATTCTGATAAGTAGTGAAATCGAATCGGGTAAACGCGCGTTCCACGCTTGATGTCGCTGGcacactaaaatattgttaataaaaagtCGGGAaaaggtctcgtagattaatttgctctaatcttgcctaaaataaTGACAAGTGATGCGGCTACTgagaatgtttctttgttttcctaGTTCTAATGCATATTTTTACTGACACAGACTGAAAAACTAGGAGCTCAAACCCCTCCATTTCTATGCCAATGGATTACCAGTCTGAGATATTAATCACTAGGCCACTGTTGTGCCAATTTCCAATGTAGAAATGCCTGATTCTTGTAGAATAGCCGTAATAACCATAACACGCTATAATTTTATCCAATATTTTGGACGATTGTGTCACACCTAGAAAGACAGGTACAGTATGTATAATCAACTTCTAATCAAGCGAAGTTATCAATACCAGTAGTACAACAATTGAATCGAGATACATTCTGAAACACTTCATTAATGAGCTAAAAGTGAATTACCAAACACAGCCACTTGGAGAATATGTTGGTCATTAAtgtatctttaaaatgtttgaacAATTAGTATCAAAGCTCCAAAACAAAAATCCTTCCCAACAATTGAATTATAAAAATGTCTTCTTATTtcacaaatagtttgttttcagaTCTTAAAATACAGActcataaaacacaaattaaaaatatatttatacgtaCACTACGAACTACACAAAAATCGAATATCTGCAAATGAGgtgttgtatatagtttgtaatTTACTCACAGAGACAAGTTTAACATTTAGTTCATCAAAGTTACATTCTAATTCTACGTCTCTTCCGCCACGCAGTTGACGTACACGGCCTTTTCCAACAAAGCGCCCGGGATAAGGATTAATATTGATGGTTTCTGGATATTGGTAGATCGTATTGGGAAAGAAAGACAGACGATTTAAGCTTGTCGTCTTAATAATCAGGTTTGCacctgtgaaaaaaataatagaaataacacgCGTTACAAACTGTTTCATGGTGCGTCTAGCGACTTGAATGTCATTCAAATAAGACACACTTCTGGACTATCTTCACTTGCTTTTTATAGATTCCTTATTGTCTCAAAACTGGTTCTAGACTTGTGATTGCCTAAAGCTGGGTCCACAGTCGTAATGTGTGTTGTTAGTAGCGTTACTGAAGCGACTCATTTCAAGAAGCTACAAGTTCAGAAAGTTCATAGGAATGTGAACTTACAATTGAAACGTTTTTGCTGGTGGTTCGTTCTTACCCAAGTGCACGATGTATTATCCTTAAGAACCAAATTATGTTTTGCGTTTGAAAGAAcgattacattttttttattctatttgtttcCTCGAGATCGGATGACTTTTCAACTTCTAACCCTGATCAAATTGTTAAATCTCCACTATCAACCCTTGTTAAAATGTTCCTAACCTTAATCATCATACATTTATAGAAATAGTATACTTGGATCATCTCCAAAATATCTGTTGTTAAAAATACCCAAAAAACTTCAAGTGAATAATCCCTTCTTTAGATGAAGTACGACACATACTGTGAAACTTTTCTATGCCCCTCaatggcacagcagcatgtccgcggacttatactgctagaaaccggatttcgatactcgtggtgggcaagacacagatagcccatctaAACCGTTAAATCGCTCTTACAATTTTTCAGCCTTCAataagtaattcttgatgacaagaaacccacttgaaataaaaatgtatctcagaacggctgttatgggtattaacacttttattgataaggagggaacaacgtttcgaccttcctaggtcatctttaggtcaagaaaaaaagaatttgaatgtgaccgtttacagacacatgtcttagggacgagagtataaacagatacgggattgtagggggcgttacaggttattaattactataggtataaaggtgtttctttatgttggtttaattttggttttagttgttgtataagtagggcttttttgattttgcgtttgttgatatttgtttccctacttcgAAATAAAATCCTGTCTGGAAAACCTAGCTAAaagactggtgatccactctACACAGACTGAAGACACCAACGAAACAACGAAAAACAATCACCAGAAAaaaagacaacttcgacaacaatttCACTGACAACCGAAAACCTATCTTTCCAGACAGAACTGAAACAATCTATTTTCCTGAAACACCTCAAAActgtatcttaaacaactttttcaaataattttcacacacaactatcaacataattttacagaaaagaaatctaaaaacagcctcacacaaaaatatattaattctataaacaacttaaaacaagacaacaacatcaaaattctaaaagtagaTAAAGGCAAttctatagttataatgaacacaagtgaatacattcaaaaaatgatcAACATCTTGTTAgatacaaatttaaactactaaacataaatccaacaaaaacacatgaaaaacagttaaacaaaatactactacaaatgaaaaaagaaaaacacaatcacataaaatatttattcttacctacgaaagaccaactcacacacaccacaactatacggcaaCCCCAAACCTCAAAACCTGGTTGTTTTACGACCCATAATGTCAACCTACGAATCATATAACtgcaacctcggtaaatatatagtgtgggcattttctaaatatataacatcagccggatcctttttcaaagactttttaactttaaatatattcttaatcaactaaatcataaagcattaatggccagttttaatgtaatctccctcttcacagaagtcccaacaactgaagcctgcaagatagctttagaactttatatccaagaccccaacccattaaCACACATCTccagcaacccttatagaattcattaccaccaaaactaactttatgtacaataaccaaaactacctacaaataaatggcctaagcataagaaatcccgtgtcaccagttctagccaacatttttatgacacagaataaatctcaagcgatcaattcagccttacacccaccactatactggtacaggtatgttggtgatacaattactggattcacatctacataaCACACACTTgtttttttca of the Tachypleus tridentatus isolate NWPU-2018 chromosome 13, ASM421037v1, whole genome shotgun sequence genome contains:
- the LOC143236771 gene encoding uncharacterized protein LOC143236771 isoform X1; its protein translation is MKQFVTRVISIIFFTGANLIIKTTSLNRLSFFPNTIYQYPETININPYPGRFVGKGRVRQLRGGRDVELECNFDELNVKLVSNVVWEKIEGPYFFVDSSFPYYCPSCSVHYVNNYRCSVLHFHDRSFLYIRNVLPEDNGIYRCSGTSQVSPSGLAETVYQIVECF